From a region of the Mucilaginibacter auburnensis genome:
- a CDS encoding porin family protein: MKKIKIYFLPLVALIIALPNALKAQMLDDLKANVNNYKKQVVTEKLYVHLNKTFFLTGEILWFKVYNVEASSHVPLNLSKIAYVELLDNNNVPLLQTKVELKDGQGDGSIFLPASVTNGSYKFRAYTAWMKNFGPETFFEKPLTIVNIAQQPEKLQTTPTDFDVQFMPEGGNLVEGLNNKVAVKVTGSNGKGILYAGAIVDQNNDTVARFSPYKMGIGAFNFTPATGKTYKAIVKTNGKTVNNALPKINTSGYVFHAEDKGAAWDITVNSKNTGTNERLYLLVHNSAAVQFATEIVMAENASHYAIDKSKLADGVNQITLFNAQRQPVCERLVFKRPVQMLKINAKTDASAYEKRQKVSVDINASDEALKPQAATMSMSVYKVDSLQNIDNAGINSYLWLAADVKGFIESPEYYFDNNNHETNTALDNLLLAQGWRAFNWADATSSKKMAFQFLPEYAGEMLYGTVKDRKSGTAVPNALAYLTVPGAKARLFAARSDAQGRFFVNSGLVYGANEAVLQTNYAIDSTSYKIDLASPFFDKYTNNKLSAFNITPSQKQLLADYSLSMQVLNNYQATAMRQFNSPQTDSISFYGQPAKTFVLDQFTRFTTTEEVLREFVSYIFLVKKDKKLSVKMFNQQGVLNDEPLIMVDGVPLFDNNKIFELDPLKIKRVDVQPERVFNGPAIFEGVLSFVTYKGDMNGFELNPKAILIDYEGLQLQRQFYSPVYDTADQKGSRLPDFRNALYWNPKVITQADGKTNFEYYTSDMPGKYVGVLQGISNNGRSGSAYLYFEVK; this comes from the coding sequence ATGAAAAAGATAAAAATATATTTTCTTCCTTTGGTAGCACTAATAATTGCTTTGCCAAACGCGCTAAAAGCACAAATGCTTGATGACCTAAAAGCAAACGTTAACAATTATAAAAAACAGGTTGTTACGGAAAAACTTTACGTGCATTTAAACAAAACGTTTTTTTTGACGGGGGAAATATTGTGGTTCAAGGTTTACAATGTTGAAGCATCTTCGCACGTGCCGCTTAACTTGAGTAAAATTGCATATGTTGAGCTATTAGACAACAATAATGTGCCGCTGCTTCAAACTAAAGTGGAATTAAAAGACGGGCAGGGAGATGGCTCAATATTTTTGCCGGCATCGGTCACTAACGGAAGTTACAAATTCAGAGCCTACACTGCCTGGATGAAAAATTTTGGGCCGGAAACTTTTTTTGAAAAACCTTTAACCATTGTTAATATAGCTCAGCAGCCCGAAAAATTACAAACCACACCAACTGATTTTGACGTTCAGTTTATGCCGGAGGGTGGTAATTTAGTTGAAGGTTTGAATAACAAGGTTGCCGTGAAGGTAACCGGTTCAAACGGCAAAGGAATTTTATATGCTGGTGCAATAGTTGATCAAAACAACGACACCGTTGCCAGATTCAGTCCTTACAAAATGGGGATTGGAGCATTTAATTTTACACCTGCTACCGGCAAAACATATAAAGCAATTGTAAAGACGAACGGTAAAACAGTAAACAATGCTCTCCCTAAGATAAACACATCAGGATATGTTTTTCATGCAGAAGATAAAGGAGCGGCCTGGGATATAACAGTTAACAGCAAAAACACTGGCACTAACGAACGTTTGTATTTGCTTGTGCATAACAGCGCTGCCGTGCAGTTTGCTACAGAGATTGTAATGGCAGAAAACGCCAGTCATTATGCTATTGATAAAAGTAAACTGGCAGACGGGGTTAATCAAATTACCTTATTTAATGCACAGCGACAACCAGTTTGTGAGCGACTGGTATTTAAACGGCCGGTTCAAATGTTAAAAATAAATGCCAAAACGGATGCATCGGCTTATGAAAAGAGACAGAAGGTAAGTGTTGATATTAACGCATCTGATGAAGCTTTAAAGCCTCAAGCCGCTACAATGTCAATGTCTGTATACAAGGTTGATTCGCTTCAAAACATTGATAACGCTGGTATAAATAGCTATTTATGGCTAGCCGCGGATGTAAAAGGCTTTATCGAGTCTCCGGAGTATTATTTTGACAATAACAACCACGAAACAAATACTGCTTTAGATAACTTATTACTGGCGCAGGGTTGGAGAGCCTTTAATTGGGCTGATGCAACATCATCAAAAAAAATGGCGTTCCAGTTTCTGCCTGAATACGCGGGCGAGATGTTATATGGCACGGTTAAAGATCGTAAGTCGGGAACTGCAGTGCCCAATGCTTTAGCTTACCTAACCGTTCCTGGAGCTAAAGCCAGATTATTTGCAGCCCGCTCAGACGCTCAGGGTCGTTTCTTTGTTAACTCCGGATTGGTGTATGGTGCGAATGAGGCAGTTTTGCAAACTAATTATGCTATTGACAGCACAAGCTATAAAATTGATCTGGCGAGTCCTTTCTTTGACAAGTACACTAACAATAAACTTTCAGCATTCAATATAACACCGTCTCAAAAACAACTACTTGCGGATTATAGCTTGAGTATGCAGGTGTTAAATAATTATCAGGCTACAGCCATGAGACAGTTCAATAGCCCTCAAACTGATTCAATATCTTTTTACGGACAGCCTGCTAAAACATTTGTGCTTGATCAGTTTACCAGATTTACAACAACGGAGGAGGTGCTGCGCGAGTTTGTTTCTTACATATTCCTTGTAAAGAAAGATAAAAAACTATCAGTTAAAATGTTCAATCAGCAAGGCGTGCTTAATGATGAACCTTTAATTATGGTTGATGGCGTGCCTTTGTTTGATAACAATAAAATTTTTGAACTTGATCCGCTAAAAATAAAAAGGGTGGATGTGCAACCGGAAAGAGTGTTCAATGGACCGGCTATTTTTGAAGGTGTGCTAAGTTTTGTAACCTACAAAGGAGATATGAATGGGTTTGAATTAAATCCCAAGGCAATATTAATTGACTACGAAGGACTGCAGTTACAGCGGCAGTTTTATTCGCCGGTATATGATACAGCAGACCAGAAAGGTAGTAGATTGCCTGATTTCAGGAATGCGCTTTATTGGAATCCAAAGGTAATTACGCAGGCAGATGGTAAAACCAACTTTGAATATTATACTTCGGATATGCCCGGTAAATACGTTGGTGTATTGCAGGGAATAAGTAACAATGGGCGAAGCGGTTCGGCTTATTTATATTTTGAAGTAAAATAA
- a CDS encoding nicotinate-nucleotide adenylyltransferase, which yields MAVIHNKDLGTKQKALAINLNPQIYGSFAEIGAGQDVAANFFKAGASSGTIAKTMSAYDMVVSDAIYGTQKVRRYVSEPRLIAMLNHEYGLIVERLASQRGDNTTFFAICDTISALNYHKTNEGHGWMGIRFQLQPNGQYNEVVIHVNLLDNDNVMQQQAVGVLGVNLLYASFYYHENPNVFLQSLMDDLSRDRLQIDMVRFEGPDFAKVDNRLMSLHLVKYGFSDAAVFGPDGKNLQPSEALYKKHAVVIRGRFRPVINVHMDMLNTGVKQFLQEADVDKENVMVVAELTLQSLKERDADPLAEIDEKDFLDRVDILCSLGQTVMISNFHEYYKLVAYMSKITKLKLGVVLGYPNLEYIFAEEHYQDLQGGILESFATLFSRKVKLFIYPTLRDGVIWNCLRFYPPPHLIDLYRYLIANNKIEDIRHYRESNLNVQTDKVLQMIKQGASGWEDYVPAEVAVMIKERCLFGYPCEVPPASTPVVVTDEKIN from the coding sequence ATGGCTGTTATCCACAACAAAGACCTCGGGACTAAACAAAAAGCCCTCGCTATAAATCTTAACCCTCAGATATATGGATCGTTTGCGGAAATAGGGGCAGGGCAGGATGTAGCTGCTAATTTTTTTAAAGCAGGTGCATCTTCAGGTACTATAGCTAAAACCATGTCTGCTTATGACATGGTGGTTTCTGATGCAATTTACGGTACGCAGAAAGTTAGGCGTTATGTAAGCGAACCGCGTTTAATAGCTATGCTTAATCATGAATATGGTTTGATAGTTGAACGATTGGCCAGTCAACGCGGCGATAACACTACATTTTTTGCAATATGCGATACAATTTCAGCGCTTAACTACCATAAAACCAACGAAGGGCATGGCTGGATGGGCATACGCTTTCAACTACAACCCAACGGGCAGTATAACGAAGTTGTGATACATGTTAACTTGTTAGATAACGATAACGTTATGCAGCAGCAGGCTGTAGGCGTGTTAGGTGTTAACTTGCTTTACGCATCTTTTTATTACCACGAAAATCCAAACGTTTTTCTTCAATCGTTAATGGACGATCTTTCCAGAGATCGTTTACAGATAGATATGGTAAGGTTTGAAGGACCTGATTTTGCCAAAGTTGATAATCGTTTAATGAGTTTACACCTGGTGAAATATGGTTTTTCAGATGCTGCCGTGTTTGGTCCCGACGGTAAAAACCTGCAACCTTCGGAAGCGCTCTATAAAAAACACGCGGTAGTAATCAGAGGCCGCTTCAGACCTGTTATCAATGTTCATATGGACATGTTGAACACTGGTGTGAAGCAGTTTTTGCAGGAGGCGGATGTAGATAAGGAGAATGTGATGGTTGTTGCAGAACTTACCCTACAGTCGCTCAAGGAGCGTGATGCTGATCCGCTTGCCGAAATTGACGAAAAAGACTTTCTTGACCGTGTTGACATCCTGTGCTCACTCGGGCAAACTGTAATGATATCTAACTTCCACGAGTATTACAAACTGGTGGCTTATATGTCAAAAATCACCAAGCTTAAGCTGGGAGTGGTGTTAGGTTACCCTAACCTGGAGTATATTTTTGCAGAAGAGCATTACCAGGATCTGCAAGGTGGCATTTTAGAATCGTTTGCAACATTGTTTAGCCGTAAGGTGAAATTGTTTATTTACCCGACTTTACGCGATGGCGTTATATGGAATTGTCTTCGTTTTTACCCGCCTCCACATTTAATTGACCTGTACCGTTATCTTATAGCTAATAATAAGATTGAAGATATAAGGCACTACAGAGAAAGCAATCTTAATGTGCAAACGGACAAAGTTTTGCAGATGATTAAACAAGGAGCATCAGGATGGGAAGACTATGTACCAGCTGAGGTTGCCGTAATGATAAAGGAGCGGTGCCTGTTTGGTTACCCTTGCGAAGTACCTCCCGCTTCAACACCGGTTGTTGTTACAGATGAAAAGATAAACTGA
- a CDS encoding cytochrome d ubiquinol oxidase subunit II, whose protein sequence is MLTVIILFLCLAILLYFLLGGADFGAGIIELFTSEANRQRTRSTSYQAIGPVWEANHMWLVIAVVILFVGFPNIYSVMCTYLHIPILAMLMGIIARGTAFTFRHYDAIKGYRTQTLYNSIFIYSSFLTPLFLGIIAGSALSRRIDTEATNFADAYIFCWLNGFSIAVGLFTVALCGFLAAIYLIGEADNDFDIKRFFKKAKMLNIVAFFCGGLVFLAAETSNIRMAKWIFGNPVSLIAVILASLSLVLLWVSINRGKRYIIRVFAAFQVSMILLSVGYTHYPYFITEKNGNHLSLLTDHASASTVNVLGWALVVGSLFILPALGYLFYSFRGHTDHD, encoded by the coding sequence ATGCTAACTGTAATAATCCTATTTCTTTGCCTGGCCATTCTGCTCTATTTTTTATTGGGCGGTGCCGATTTTGGCGCTGGTATAATTGAACTTTTTACATCGGAAGCCAACCGCCAGCGCACGCGCTCAACCAGTTATCAGGCCATAGGGCCGGTTTGGGAAGCTAATCACATGTGGCTGGTTATTGCTGTGGTTATTTTATTTGTTGGCTTCCCGAATATTTACAGCGTAATGTGTACCTATTTACATATTCCTATTTTGGCCATGTTGATGGGAATTATAGCAAGAGGAACCGCGTTTACCTTCAGGCACTATGATGCTATAAAAGGCTATCGCACCCAAACACTTTACAATAGCATTTTTATTTACTCAAGCTTTTTAACACCGCTTTTCCTGGGCATCATCGCTGGTAGCGCGCTTTCACGTAGAATTGATACTGAAGCTACAAATTTTGCTGACGCCTATATTTTCTGCTGGCTTAACGGATTTTCAATTGCAGTTGGATTGTTTACCGTTGCCTTATGCGGCTTTTTAGCAGCTATTTACCTTATAGGCGAAGCCGATAATGATTTTGACATCAAGCGTTTCTTTAAAAAGGCCAAGATGTTGAACATTGTAGCGTTTTTTTGCGGAGGACTTGTATTTCTGGCTGCCGAGACAAGTAACATACGTATGGCGAAATGGATATTTGGGAATCCGGTTAGCTTAATAGCGGTAATTCTTGCTTCGTTGTCGCTAGTATTACTTTGGGTAAGTATAAACAGAGGAAAACGGTATATTATTCGGGTGTTCGCGGCATTCCAGGTAAGCATGATCTTACTTTCTGTAGGCTACACACATTATCCATACTTTATTACCGAAAAGAACGGCAATCACCTGTCATTACTTACAGATCATGCATCAGCAAGTACTGTTAACGTATTAGGATGGGCGCTGGTTGTAGGCAGTTTATTTATACTACCTGCTTTGGGCTACTTATTTTACAGCTTCAGAGGGCATACAGATCACGACTAA
- a CDS encoding cytochrome ubiquinol oxidase subunit I: MDDFLAARSQMALSLGFHIIYSCIGMVMPVFMAIAHYQYIKTGNVVYKNITQAWSKGVAIFFATGAVSGTMLSFELGLLWPKFMLHAGPIFGMPFSLEGVAFFIEAIALGFFLYGWNKFNKWFHWFTGVLVGVSGILSGILVVSANSWMNSPAGFNYVNGKYTNIDPMKAMFNGAWFSEALHMTIAAFAATGFAVAGIHALMIYHKQNISFHTRAFKIAIVFGAVAAILQPLSGDLSAKHAAKNQPAKLAAMEAYFETQEYAPLVIGGIPDTATKKVNYGIEIPGLLSFLVHDDFKTAVKGLDQIPVNEQPPVAITHYAFQIMVGLGMIMLAIGILYLICIWKKNNWLFKPWFLKLFIFATPLGFIALEAGWTVTEVGRQPWIIQDIMRTSEAVTPMPGIQYSFYLFTFIYFTLSVAVIVLLQRQIKMVPVVYDVK, encoded by the coding sequence ATGGATGATTTTTTAGCCGCCCGTTCACAAATGGCCCTTTCGCTTGGGTTCCACATCATTTACTCGTGTATTGGAATGGTAATGCCAGTTTTTATGGCCATAGCCCATTATCAATACATAAAAACTGGTAATGTAGTATACAAAAACATTACGCAGGCCTGGAGTAAAGGCGTAGCTATATTTTTCGCAACCGGTGCCGTATCAGGCACTATGCTTTCCTTTGAGTTGGGGTTGCTTTGGCCTAAATTTATGTTACATGCCGGGCCTATTTTTGGTATGCCTTTTTCATTAGAAGGTGTTGCTTTTTTTATTGAGGCCATAGCCTTAGGCTTTTTTCTGTACGGATGGAACAAATTCAATAAATGGTTCCATTGGTTTACCGGAGTACTGGTTGGTGTTAGTGGTATATTATCAGGAATTTTAGTAGTATCTGCCAACTCATGGATGAATAGTCCGGCGGGCTTTAATTACGTTAACGGTAAGTACACCAACATTGACCCTATGAAAGCCATGTTTAATGGCGCTTGGTTTAGTGAAGCGCTACACATGACGATAGCTGCTTTTGCAGCCACTGGTTTTGCGGTTGCCGGAATACACGCTTTGATGATCTACCACAAACAGAATATATCATTCCATACGCGGGCTTTTAAAATTGCGATTGTTTTTGGTGCTGTGGCCGCAATTTTACAACCGCTGAGCGGGGACCTATCGGCAAAACATGCGGCTAAAAACCAGCCCGCCAAACTTGCCGCGATGGAAGCCTATTTTGAAACGCAAGAATATGCACCATTGGTTATTGGCGGCATACCAGATACAGCAACAAAAAAGGTAAATTACGGCATAGAAATTCCAGGTTTGTTGAGTTTTTTGGTGCACGATGATTTTAAAACAGCGGTTAAAGGTTTAGACCAAATTCCAGTCAATGAACAACCACCTGTAGCAATAACGCACTATGCATTTCAAATAATGGTTGGCTTAGGAATGATCATGTTGGCCATTGGTATATTGTACTTGATCTGTATTTGGAAAAAGAACAACTGGTTATTTAAACCTTGGTTCTTAAAGCTGTTCATATTTGCCACGCCACTTGGATTTATAGCACTTGAAGCCGGTTGGACAGTGACAGAGGTTGGCCGCCAGCCATGGATAATACAGGATATAATGCGCACAAGCGAAGCTGTAACCCCCATGCCCGGCATACAATATTCGTTTTACCTTTTTACATTTATTTATTTTACACTTAGTGTAGCAGTTATTGTTTTGTTGCAAAGACAGATAAAAATGGTACCTGTAGTGTATGATGTAAAATAA
- a CDS encoding M1 family metallopeptidase yields MKQTKFLLTIAIAAIGMGAKAQSGMPQPPKYDQHKVFNPLFYPDKANEYRTGGGAPGIKYWQNRADYKINVALDTVKNKVTGSVLITYTNNSPDALPFLWLQLDQNILREDSRAQETSNVLGGRFANRSYTKGFELKDVNIIADGKTTKANYTVTDTRMQLKLASSLKGAGAKVQIKVDYAFEVPEYGTDRMGRVETVNGWIYEVAQWYPRMEVYDDISGWNTLPYLGAGEFYLEYGDFDYTITAPGNMLVVGSGQLVNPAEVYTAATMAKLNTAKSSDKTVIIRSAADIDSKAKFLLSKPNLTWHFTCTNSRDVAWGASKAFVWDAARINLPSGKKALAQSVYPSENGSNEAWGRSTEYVKATIEQSSKKWFEYTYPVATNVAGIVGGMEYPGIVFCSSNSSGGDLWNVTNHEFGHNWFPMIVGSNERKYAWMDEGFNTFINSVDTKEFNKGEYYQKEDVHKQAPGMFGEDAEPIMSLPDVIQEGYLGNAAYNKPALGLTILREQILGKERFDYAFTTYIKRWAFKHPTPWDFFHTMDNAAGEDLSWFWNQWFMTTWKLDQGIKEVNYIEDKPAKGALVTVENLGEMALPITVEIVEENGKTGIVKLPAEIWQRGGEWTFLYPSTQKIKIITVDPDHVLPDVNPNNNYYSGQDVEAGLTAATVVKKYIDAIGGAAKLNALKDITINGDGVLQGTALKLSTSYKAPSKYIYSINAPAYNNAPVLKIVSASDSVKVSQMGRDFAIDKATTEQVKARYQFFPELLFDKPGYSIALDPKMQVVGKDLAYLVNVTYPGGTVVKTFYEQKTGLKVKQYTEVAGSGVVEWSDYRDTPAGIKIPYKMSANVLGQPVNFEVTEVKANSGLGDELFK; encoded by the coding sequence ATGAAGCAAACTAAATTTTTATTAACTATAGCTATCGCTGCAATTGGCATGGGCGCCAAGGCGCAGAGCGGTATGCCACAACCACCTAAGTATGATCAGCATAAGGTGTTTAACCCTTTATTTTATCCTGATAAAGCTAATGAGTACCGTACCGGTGGCGGTGCGCCAGGCATAAAATACTGGCAAAACAGAGCCGATTATAAGATCAACGTAGCGCTTGATACGGTAAAAAATAAAGTGACAGGCAGCGTTTTGATAACTTACACCAATAACAGTCCGGATGCTCTACCTTTTTTATGGTTGCAATTAGATCAGAATATTTTGCGGGAAGATTCAAGAGCACAGGAAACAAGTAATGTACTGGGTGGACGTTTTGCCAATCGTAGTTATACAAAAGGCTTTGAGTTGAAAGATGTAAATATTATTGCAGATGGCAAGACAACAAAAGCAAACTACACGGTTACAGATACACGCATGCAACTCAAATTAGCTTCATCACTGAAAGGTGCAGGAGCTAAAGTGCAGATAAAAGTAGATTACGCTTTTGAAGTGCCCGAGTATGGAACAGACCGAATGGGCCGCGTTGAAACTGTTAACGGTTGGATCTATGAGGTGGCCCAATGGTATCCGCGCATGGAAGTTTATGACGATATAAGCGGATGGAACACCCTGCCTTACCTTGGCGCCGGCGAGTTTTACTTGGAATACGGCGATTTTGACTATACCATAACTGCGCCTGGCAATATGTTGGTAGTTGGTTCGGGCCAATTGGTTAATCCGGCTGAAGTATATACCGCGGCAACCATGGCCAAATTGAATACCGCAAAGAGTAGCGATAAAACAGTTATTATACGCAGCGCTGCCGATATTGACAGCAAAGCAAAATTTTTACTATCAAAGCCGAATCTAACATGGCACTTCACATGTACTAATTCGCGTGATGTAGCATGGGGCGCGTCAAAAGCTTTTGTTTGGGATGCCGCCCGCATTAATTTACCAAGCGGTAAAAAAGCGTTGGCCCAATCTGTTTATCCTTCCGAGAATGGCAGCAACGAAGCATGGGGGCGATCGACCGAGTATGTAAAGGCCACAATTGAGCAATCATCAAAAAAATGGTTTGAGTATACTTATCCTGTAGCTACCAATGTAGCGGGTATAGTAGGCGGCATGGAATATCCCGGGATAGTTTTTTGCAGCTCCAACTCATCAGGTGGTGACCTTTGGAATGTTACAAACCACGAGTTTGGCCATAACTGGTTCCCGATGATAGTAGGTTCAAATGAACGTAAATATGCCTGGATGGATGAAGGGTTCAACACCTTTATTAATAGTGTTGACACAAAAGAATTCAATAAAGGTGAATACTATCAGAAAGAAGATGTGCATAAACAAGCCCCCGGTATGTTTGGGGAAGACGCGGAGCCTATTATGAGTTTGCCTGATGTAATACAGGAGGGCTACTTGGGTAATGCAGCGTATAACAAGCCTGCTTTGGGTTTAACTATTTTGCGTGAGCAGATACTTGGAAAAGAGCGCTTTGACTACGCGTTTACTACATATATTAAACGTTGGGCATTCAAGCATCCAACACCTTGGGATTTCTTCCACACCATGGACAACGCGGCGGGAGAGGACCTGAGCTGGTTTTGGAACCAATGGTTCATGACCACCTGGAAACTGGATCAAGGTATAAAAGAAGTTAATTATATAGAAGATAAGCCTGCAAAAGGTGCGCTTGTAACTGTTGAGAACCTGGGCGAGATGGCACTACCAATTACCGTTGAAATAGTTGAAGAAAATGGCAAAACCGGCATTGTAAAACTACCTGCCGAGATTTGGCAACGCGGCGGGGAGTGGACGTTTTTATATCCTTCCACTCAAAAAATAAAAATAATTACCGTTGACCCCGATCATGTTTTACCCGACGTTAACCCCAATAACAACTACTATAGCGGACAAGATGTTGAGGCCGGGCTAACCGCCGCAACGGTGGTGAAAAAATATATTGATGCCATTGGTGGCGCTGCAAAACTAAATGCCTTAAAAGATATTACAATTAATGGCGATGGGGTTTTACAGGGAACCGCTTTAAAGCTATCAACCAGCTATAAGGCGCCTTCAAAGTATATTTATAGCATCAATGCACCAGCTTATAATAATGCGCCGGTGCTAAAAATTGTTAGCGCATCAGACAGTGTGAAAGTTAGCCAGATGGGACGGGATTTCGCAATTGACAAAGCTACTACCGAACAAGTTAAAGCGCGCTACCAGTTCTTCCCCGAACTTTTATTTGATAAGCCGGGGTATAGTATAGCGCTTGATCCTAAAATGCAGGTTGTAGGAAAAGATCTGGCTTATTTGGTTAATGTAACTTATCCGGGCGGTACTGTGGTGAAAACTTTTTACGAACAAAAGACCGGGTTAAAAGTTAAGCAATACACGGAAGTGGCAGGCTCTGGGGTTGTAGAGTGGAGTGATTACAGAGATACGCCTGCAGGTATTAAAATACCTTATAAAATGAGTGCTAATGTACTCGGTCAGCCGGTTAATTTTGAAGTTACCGAAGTTAAAGCGAATAGCGGCTTAGGAGATGAATTGTTTAAATAG
- a CDS encoding dipeptidase yields METIKQYVAQNKERMLNELFELLRFQSVSADPAFKGDVLKTADYVAQKLRDAGADNVEVCPTAGYPIVYGEKIIDPANPTVLVYGHYDVQPADPLELWHTPPFEPTVRDGKIYARGACDDKGQFYMHVKAFELMMQTETLPCNIKFMIEGEEEVGSANLSIFVKGNKDRLAADVVLISDTSMISMEDPSLETGLRGLAYLEVEVTGPNRDLHSGVYGGAVANPATILAKMIASLHDDDNRINIPGFYDDVVELSEAERKELNAAPYDETEYKKDLDVTELWGEKGYSTFERTGTRPTLEVNGIWGGYTGEGAKTVLPSKASAKISMRLVPNQSSEKITQLFTDHFKHIAPAYVKVKVTPHHGGEPVVTPTDSVAYRAAQKAIAESFGKAPIPTRGGGSIPIVSLFEAELGIKTVLMGFGLDSDALHSPNEKYDIFNYYKGIETIPLFHKYFTELSAE; encoded by the coding sequence ATGGAAACTATAAAGCAATATGTTGCGCAAAATAAAGAGCGAATGCTCAATGAATTATTTGAATTACTTCGATTTCAGTCGGTTAGTGCTGATCCCGCGTTTAAGGGTGATGTGTTAAAAACTGCCGATTATGTGGCACAAAAGCTACGTGATGCCGGTGCAGATAACGTTGAGGTATGCCCCACTGCAGGTTACCCCATAGTTTACGGCGAAAAAATAATTGACCCTGCTAATCCAACAGTATTGGTATATGGTCATTACGATGTACAACCGGCAGATCCGCTGGAACTATGGCATACTCCTCCATTTGAGCCCACTGTGCGCGATGGTAAAATCTACGCGCGCGGTGCATGCGATGACAAAGGTCAGTTTTATATGCATGTAAAAGCCTTTGAGTTGATGATGCAAACCGAGACGCTGCCATGCAACATCAAATTTATGATTGAGGGCGAGGAAGAAGTAGGATCGGCCAACCTAAGTATTTTTGTTAAAGGCAATAAAGATCGCCTTGCCGCTGATGTAGTGCTTATATCTGACACCTCAATGATCAGCATGGAAGATCCTTCACTTGAAACAGGCTTACGCGGACTTGCCTATCTTGAAGTTGAAGTTACAGGCCCTAACCGCGATCTGCATTCAGGGGTATATGGGGGTGCAGTAGCTAATCCGGCTACAATACTTGCTAAAATGATAGCCTCCCTACATGATGATGATAATCGCATCAACATTCCGGGTTTTTATGATGATGTTGTTGAACTAAGCGAAGCTGAACGCAAAGAATTGAACGCGGCGCCTTACGATGAAACCGAATACAAAAAAGATCTTGATGTAACAGAATTGTGGGGCGAAAAAGGTTATAGCACATTTGAACGCACCGGCACCCGCCCCACCTTAGAGGTTAATGGCATATGGGGCGGTTACACTGGCGAAGGAGCAAAAACAGTATTACCTTCAAAAGCGAGCGCAAAAATATCAATGCGCTTGGTACCTAATCAAAGTTCAGAAAAAATAACCCAACTTTTTACTGACCACTTTAAGCATATAGCGCCTGCATATGTTAAAGTTAAGGTAACGCCTCATCATGGCGGGGAGCCGGTTGTTACACCTACTGATAGTGTGGCTTACCGCGCTGCTCAAAAAGCAATTGCCGAATCTTTTGGTAAAGCGCCAATACCTACACGCGGTGGTGGCAGTATACCCATCGTATCATTATTTGAGGCGGAATTAGGTATAAAAACTGTATTGATGGGCTTTGGCTTAGATAGCGATGCCCTACACTCGCCTAATGAAAAATACGACATATTCAATTATTACAAAGGAATTGAAACAATACCGCTATTTCATAAATATTTTACTGAGTTAAGCGCAGAATAA